The nucleotide window TTGCCGAGCTGCAATCCGACTACCCGGGGCGCATCGCCGGACTCGGGATGCTCCCACTTCGAGAGCCCGAAGAGGCCATTGATGAAGTTGACCGGATCGCCACGGACCTCGACCTGCATGGGATCGCCCTTCCCACGTCGATCAACGGTCAGAAGCTGTCGGCAGAGGAGCTAGCACCTGTGTTTGACCGAATGGATGAGGTAGATCTGACGGCCTTTATCCACCCGCACGGAAACGTTCTCAGCGACGAGTTACACGAGGACGAGTCGTTCCTCAACCCGCTCGTGGTGTTCCCGACGGAGACGACGTTCCAGATCGCCCGCCTCATCTACGACGGGTTCTTCGACGACCACGAGTTCGACATCGTCCTCTCGCATATGGGGGGAGCCCTTCTTCAGCTGGCCGGCCGATTGAACAGGGGCCGTGACGAGATCGACGACCCTGAAGCTGGGCCGGAGAAACCGATACTTGAGTATCTTCAACGGTTCTACTACGACTGTATCTCCTTTCACCACCCCGCCCTCGCGGCGGCGATCGACACCGTTGGGCTCGAACAGTTCGTGTTTGGCACGGACTTCCCATTTGATGAGGAAGACACTGAAACTATCGTGGCCGATGTCGAAACTGTGGTTCCATCCGAGTCGGACCGCGAACGCCTCATGGTCTCAAACGCTGCTGAACTGTTCAACATATAGAAAACCGCAAACAAGCAGCGTAGCTCAACCTGCCCTATTCAGTGTCAACAACTCCCCCAAAAATTGGATATGGTAAATTAAATATCTATTATTCGAATCAGGGA belongs to Halorarum halophilum and includes:
- a CDS encoding amidohydrolase family protein, translating into MRIDVHNHLLPEPYIDLLTEWDTPVGLEVEDGNLYMAHERSGTASVAAGNRIPVNEGFTDVETRFDWMDEYDVDTTLVSVSTPNPLHDAFTPEQSTQLIRAINDGFAELQSDYPGRIAGLGMLPLREPEEAIDEVDRIATDLDLHGIALPTSINGQKLSAEELAPVFDRMDEVDLTAFIHPHGNVLSDELHEDESFLNPLVVFPTETTFQIARLIYDGFFDDHEFDIVLSHMGGALLQLAGRLNRGRDEIDDPEAGPEKPILEYLQRFYYDCISFHHPALAAAIDTVGLEQFVFGTDFPFDEEDTETIVADVETVVPSESDRERLMVSNAAELFNI